In Ostrinia nubilalis chromosome 6, ilOstNubi1.1, whole genome shotgun sequence, the genomic window ttgcactatcaaatgcaattgacgcgcctctatgccagggtttttatgttcctggtcaggctatacttagaTAAATCGACTTTTATTATGATGGTATGACATAATTACACAGacagccgtgtggtgacggcagagtagaatacatttgtcaccaacccctactcttcccgcgggtgtcgtaagaggcgacttagggactacacatcaaacagagaatgggcagcagcgctctctgaaaaacatcaatcttttaaactgcgatctccaacccgcctgccaagcgtggagattatggcaaaaccctccaccatagtggaggaggctcatagtccagcagtggactgtaaagggctgttgatgatgacatAATTATACGCGATAAGACTCATTGAACTCCTTTGCTGCAGGTTAGATCACAGTCGGGTCAATTTAGAAAACTATCTTCTGTTTAATTGACTGCATAACATACAGTATATGCCTGATCTTAGTTGAACCCGGTGGTCTGCGTACTAACTATGCTttaggttttatttacctaaatAATTTACTGTATTCATTAAGATCTATTTATGTCAATCCGTAATCTAAGTAGTTGCAATAGCACTCTATGTGCATAGTTTACGGGATTAGTTGCaggacttttaaaaatattgtttcttttttacaGGTAAACAACTTCGGCGTCCTATCATTCAGAGCTGACATCCCTCAGTTCCTCAACTCGGAGTTCCCGCTGCCATACCCGTCAATAGCAGCGTTCTACACCAACGTTGACACCACCGAGTCTGGTGCCGTCTACTACAGAGAGACCAACGAGACCTACGTCCTCGTCAAGGCCGAAGAGAGCGTCCAGAACAACTTCCACGATTACTTCGACTTCAAACCGAGCAGCGTCTTCATAGCCACTTGGGTCGACGTTACTTACAGCTCCCCCCAAAAACACAACCGCAAGAACACCTTCCAAATCGCCATCATCAGCAATGGGACAGAGAGCTTCGTTGAATTACTGTATCCTGAAAGGGAGATACAGTGGATACAAAGGGACACGCAAATATCAAGCCTTCCTGATGCGAAGGCACAGGCTGGTTTCAATGCTGAAGATGGAAGAGTATTTACTCTAAGAGGCTCTGGCAGTCATCAAATCCGGAATATAGTGACGTAAGTTACATTCAAAAGCATTTTTCCGTGTTTTGTATTTCGATATTTTAATATGAGTCTACTAACAAATCAAATATCAGTATCAATTACCTGACtttgtttgtatttgtaatATACATTAATATGACGTTATTTTCATAATGCGATCCGACGATTTTAGCATGTTCATTTTTCAATACATTAGGTCTCGTATCTCAAAGGGGCCTACAGTCTcctataggtacttaattatttatagaACTAAGTAGTAAAACAGGACTGCGTTTGTTTATTTCATGGATTAATTCACTTACTTCTAGATGGTCGAACATCCACGAGCCTGGAAAATACGTGTTCCGTGTGGGGAACATACCGTACGAGGGCAACATCGCAGTGCCCGACCAGTACAACCAGAACGAGGTGGAAGTGGAAGAGGAGTCGAAGACCTGCGCGCAGACCGGGCCCAGCGTGTGCCACGTGCAGGCGCGCTGCGTCGACTACCAGGCCGGCATCTGCTGCAAGTGTATCGAAGGCTTCTACGGAAACGGCAAGTCCTGCATAAAAAACGACGTGCCTCTCAGGGTACACGGCAAAATTAACGGCATCATCAACACCGTACACCTAAACGACGTCGACATACAAGCTTACGTCGTCGTATCAGACGGAAGATCATACACGGCACTCTCCCTGGCTCCTCCTAATCTCGGCAGCAGTCTGCAGTTGCTCAATGTCCTCGGTGGCGTCATAGGCTGGCTTTTCGCCAAACCTTCAGGCACAGCTAAAAACGGCTATGAACTGACCGGATCACTATTTAATCATACCGCTGATATATTCTTCCCTGCCACGGGAGACAGAGTTGTGATAAACCAAGAGTTTTTGGGGCACGATGTATTCGATCAAATTGCATTAGACTCTGACATTCGGGGTACAGTGCCATTTTTAGTGACTGGAACAAAACTTGAAATATCAGAATTCCAAGAAACCTTATCTTTTGTAGAGGCAGGTGTTATCCGGTCAGAATCCACACGTACGTTTGTCAATAAGGCCACTGGCGAGAAATACGAACAAGTTGTAAGGCAAACATTCATGTTTAACCCTTGTCGGTATGCCCCCAGATCAGAGGAAGAAGCTGCTCCTGTAACATTGAAAGTGTCAAAGAACTACTTGGGTTATGAGACCAAAGATAACATCGTAAGATATGGATCTAGTAACAAAGTCGCGCCACTGGGTCAAGATAACCCCTGTGTAGAGGGGCGCAACACTTGCGGCCCGTATAGCACGTGTGTTGTTGAAGGTAGTTCTTTTTCGTGCGTGTGCCAAACAGGATTCACCAGCATCTACCACAACGACGCGTCCATTTGCGTAGACATAGACGAGTGTGCTGCCGGGACACACAACTGTGACAACAATGCCGAATGTCTCAACAACGAAGGAGGATTCGATTGTAGATGCAGGCCCGGATTCGCTGGCAATGGAATAAGCTGTCGTAATTTAATTGTCGGATGCAGAAGTGATACCTGTGACCCTAACGCACAATGTATAGAATCAAATACTAATACTGAACCGAATTGTATTTGTAATCCTGGTTTTACGGGCAATGGGAAACAATGCGTGGAAGACTATTCTAGGGAAAATGATAAATATAAAAGATGCTCAGAGTGTTCTCCTTATGCTTCTTGCATGTATTCAGATCAGCAAGCTAGATATGTGTGTGAATGTCTACAGGGATTCGTAGGTGATGGATATCAGTGTGTGCAGGGAACGCCAGCAACAGAGAGACAAAGCACTGATGTTGCTTCGGACTTTTATAAACAGCCGGGTTCTTACCCACCATACTACTCAAATACTCCTTCTACTTACGTCCCACCCGTATCATCGACCCCGTACTACCCACCAGTCACCTCCACTGAGAGTACCACAAGCGAAGCAGAGTACAATGAGACATACGTATTGCCACAATGCGACGACGCATACGGTTGTGTTTGCCCTCCTGGATACTCAAGCTATAGAGATGAAAGAAATAACGATTTGTGCCGTTACGATGGTTTTGTTTTTGCAGCTCCAGCTCAAGATAATAATGATACTTTAAGTGAGAAGCTTTTATTTATGCAATACAATAACTGAATAAATTATGTAGCTCtgaacttaaaaataatttgtcctttttcttttttcagttaGATGTTACAGCGACTCCGATTGCCCTCCTAATGCCATCTGCACGGTCACAGAACCACAACCACATCTGTATTATCATCGTCAGCAAGGAAACTGCGTTTGTCCAGAAGGTTACGAAGGAGATGCGTTTGAATGCATCGAACGAACAGGGCTCGAATGCTCCTGTGGCGCTAACGCTCACTGCATTGACACAGCAGCGGCTGAGGTCATCTGCGTATGTGATTCAGGATATCACGGCGACGGTTACGTTTGCCGACCCAACTTCAGTTGTACGAACAACTCAGACTGCGAATACAATGCTGAATGCAGGCTCGACCCTGGCCGCAACGAATACGTATGTCAATGTATAGAAGGATACATAAAGGATGAAAATGACGCATGCATTTTTGACGGTCAGCTGTGTAACGGAGCAGTTTGCGCCGACCATGCGTCGTGCCTATACGATGAGACTGAGCAGGTCAGCTACTGCCAATGTGACCCGAACTTTGAAGGGGACGGCATTTTGCAGTGTGTACCACAAGGACGCACTTGTGACGTGACTCACGACTGCAGCGTCGACGCTTTGTGCCAGCCTTACGATAACACGTATCAGTGCATTTGCAAAGAAGGGTTCACTGGTGATGGTTACACttgcaagccagaggtgaactGTAGAACGAACCCGTATATGTGCGACGCGCACGCGTCTTGTCTGAAACGAAGCGATGGATTCGTCTGCGAGTGCAACACCGGGTACAATGGCAATGGAAGCTACTGCGATCTCAATCCCAGAAGGGCTGGCAACTTCTTAGTGGCCAGTGACGGTGCGTCCGTATACCGCGTGCCCTTCAGAACGACTCCTTGGGAATTCGCCACGCCTTTAAACAGTGCCGTTTACCAGATTGCAGTGGGAATTGATGTAGACTGTCTTACAGGAAGAATTTACTGGGGTGATGTCGTTGGAAACGGGATCAAGAGGGCTGCTTATGACGGATCTGCGTTTGAACAATTCCTATCAAATGGTTAGTATTCAAGATATACCATACCTCTTGATTCATTCAATAGTTAAATCTAatctaaacctattttttgcaGATGTAAAATCACCTGAAGGCTTAGCAGTGGACTGGGCGGGACGAAACGTATTTTGGACTGATTCGAAGAAATT contains:
- the LOC135072386 gene encoding nidogen-like yields the protein MWTCAGVLALLASAAAITRDQFYPYGHGLDQRLPRGDQVASPELPLNVPVVFYGETYESVFVNNFGVLSFRADIPQFLNSEFPLPYPSIAAFYTNVDTTESGAVYYRETNETYVLVKAEESVQNNFHDYFDFKPSSVFIATWVDVTYSSPQKHNRKNTFQIAIISNGTESFVELLYPEREIQWIQRDTQISSLPDAKAQAGFNAEDGRVFTLRGSGSHQIRNIVTWSNIHEPGKYVFRVGNIPYEGNIAVPDQYNQNEVEVEEESKTCAQTGPSVCHVQARCVDYQAGICCKCIEGFYGNGKSCIKNDVPLRVHGKINGIINTVHLNDVDIQAYVVVSDGRSYTALSLAPPNLGSSLQLLNVLGGVIGWLFAKPSGTAKNGYELTGSLFNHTADIFFPATGDRVVINQEFLGHDVFDQIALDSDIRGTVPFLVTGTKLEISEFQETLSFVEAGVIRSESTRTFVNKATGEKYEQVVRQTFMFNPCRYAPRSEEEAAPVTLKVSKNYLGYETKDNIVRYGSSNKVAPLGQDNPCVEGRNTCGPYSTCVVEGSSFSCVCQTGFTSIYHNDASICVDIDECAAGTHNCDNNAECLNNEGGFDCRCRPGFAGNGISCRNLIVGCRSDTCDPNAQCIESNTNTEPNCICNPGFTGNGKQCVEDYSRENDKYKRCSECSPYASCMYSDQQARYVCECLQGFVGDGYQCVQGTPATERQSTDVASDFYKQPGSYPPYYSNTPSTYVPPVSSTPYYPPVTSTESTTSEAEYNETYVLPQCDDAYGCVCPPGYSSYRDERNNDLCRYDGFVFAAPAQDNNDTLIRCYSDSDCPPNAICTVTEPQPHLYYHRQQGNCVCPEGYEGDAFECIERTGLECSCGANAHCIDTAAAEVICVCDSGYHGDGYVCRPNFSCTNNSDCEYNAECRLDPGRNEYVCQCIEGYIKDENDACIFDGQLCNGAVCADHASCLYDETEQVSYCQCDPNFEGDGILQCVPQGRTCDVTHDCSVDALCQPYDNTYQCICKEGFTGDGYTCKPEVNCRTNPYMCDAHASCLKRSDGFVCECNTGYNGNGSYCDLNPRRAGNFLVASDGASVYRVPFRTTPWEFATPLNSAVYQIAVGIDVDCLTGRIYWGDVVGNGIKRAAYDGSAFEQFLSNDVKSPEGLAVDWAGRNVFWTDSKKFTIEVANIDTKVRKVLFQGNGIQNPRGIAVHPQRGKIFWSDWNRNGPKIEWANMDGSQRGVFLDDSDVQLPNSLAIDWARDRLCYADAGLHSIKCVSIDTQDRETIAANCSHPFGLAINGDRFYWSDWKTLKIEYIDTVSKQQGQVPVSTASRRLYGVTVAPDGCPALNNVCEYRNGNCGTAQLCLPDGRGGRTCVDGVSGY